One genomic window of Salvelinus alpinus chromosome 9, SLU_Salpinus.1, whole genome shotgun sequence includes the following:
- the LOC139530259 gene encoding receptor-type tyrosine-protein phosphatase eta-like isoform X4 encodes MCVHMVQSLQGDPKQPGNIVATGPGTSQLKVTWTLPGGSVDQYNVNISNAALNYTSSQTTQTTMASFTGLQSGRVYEVTVTAVAGQFRNQSATGQLATVPNPPGPLNITERTTSSLSVQWKTPGLMTGAPGISYNISYHSTGTGASGQSTSSLRHNLLSLSSGTLYTITVITVGPQDLGSAPVNTSGYTLPKPVVSLTASPLSTSSMKLRWTDPVDVKSYYSYRVQYSNATGPVGEKTVNTSFADVPGLEPGTGYTFTVTTVAAAGSDGISEHTFSYTKPKAVSNLVVKDLNTTAIKLSWSKQDDHKPTYSYLVTVSKRGSMVANVSTTVESYTFTHLQPGDSYTFSVVTVVQGVKSDSVETSSYTKPGVVTNIATTGTTTTMNVTWDAPVGQVDSYTVTIYNDNVMENSHTISNDSLELVFQNLKPGKVYVVRVVTNSGPLTEASLNVTNATYPNPPGTQMVEDQTTGSINISWARPLDMDLGQYRFSVFYLGQHNLTEHNWILLENLQSGTLYNITVVTVGPLDYQSTAVTTVNYTRPHSVSGLTEAGITPTDVTLVWDQPENKDGYSFKVEVTYPNGSLFISVTVNNTKRIVTGLQSGSNYTFTVTTLTEDGTMATPVKVFYYTRPYPISGLLAPTVNATGVRLTWTKPPQYQSGYTYRIQTEGCVSTPTNHTVTGEEAVIPELTPGTNCTFRVSVKAQDGIEGGTVSIFQYTEPESVQPSISNNGSTNTMVVSWAAPPGNVGQYVVHLNSTDQVFTPVLLNSNQQTHTFSYLSAGREYTAVVTTISGPFNETSGHVTTATQPNPPGPIMILEKTTSSVTVEWGEAPLMANTTFSYLVKYLSTQLDNKTVTTTNTSQTLPSLSSGTPYNMSVVTVGVLGFHSEEVWSSLVTTRPESVQSLSAVTAEVNLTLTWSKPVGHKPGYSYRVTWTNSTGLIISNRTTAMENLPVNGLVPGSPYNFTVTTQTDDGTEGAPVSTSSCTNASPVSNLKCASPNDPNAKLNLSWTKPKGLHQGFQITAKETIQLPQGQVHNKTIGDCNPACGHTVPDLKHYTDYTLTVTTLGCGKTSTVQSLTCKTGITAPSIPADVESLVRVTAKDHNSFSVQLTPSLLDSTNGPIKHYGVLVTSDINNVDQSNSSQYLVKTYQDWEAGSTTAYLATVKDNTNNSRRRKRAGNIDIYIGDKTSWKGYTNGQLKAKREYSYAIVLFTEMVVEQNGLLNVGSSLVVITLFNSNSLYLPQDPVVTSVAVGATLGVFVILVIITAGFIIYWRRQNKKDSSDIQIHSMSRTVVVRVEDYEAYYKKQRADSNCGFAEEFEDLKLVGTAQAKTSALAMENKSKNRYNNVLPYDSSRVKLSIHGSPFDDYINSNYIPGYNSRKEFIAAQGPLPGTVNEFWRMIWEKNVQTLVMLTRCNEQGRVKCEEYYPSETKHFENITVTTTSEIPLEDWTIRDFDIKNVKTVETRSVRHFHFTAWPDHGVPETTELLINFRHLVREHMDQYSRHSPTVVHCSAGVGRTGTFIAIDRLIFQIERESMVDVYGTIHDLRMHRPLMVQTEEQYVFLNQCAMDIIRSRTGTNVDLIYQNTAALTIYENVEPRKDPSKNGYHNA; translated from the exons ATGTGCGTACACATGGTCCAAAGTTTGCAGGGAG ACCCTAAACAACCTGGGAACATTGTGGCTACGGGACCAGGGACCAGTCAGCTGAAAGTGACCTGGACCTTGCCCGGAGGGAGCGTGGACCAATACAATGTGAACATCTCTAATGCTGCTTTAAACTATACATCCAGCCAAACCACACAGACCACAATGGCCAGCTTCACTGGGCTACAGTCAGGGAGGGTCTATGAGGTCACAGTGACTGCTGTAGCTGGACAATTCCGTAACCAGTCTGCTACGGGCCAGTTAGCCACTG TACCCAACCCACCTGGACCCCTCAACATCACAGAGAGGACAACCAGCTCCCTCTCTGTCCAATGGAAAACCCCTGGTCTAATGACTGGTGCGCCGGGCATCTCCTATAACATTAGCTACCATTCCACTGGGACTGGAGCAAGCGGCCAGTCTACCTCTAGTCTCAGACATAACCTGCTCTCTTTGTCCTCTGGAACGCTCTACACCATCACAGTGATAACCGTGGGACCACAGGATCTGGGAAGCGCCCCTGTTAATACATCTGGATATACTT TGCCAAAACCAGTGGTGAGCCTCACAGCGAGCCCGTTGTCCACCTCCTCGATGAAGCTACGGTGGACTGACCCTGTGGATGTTAAGTCCTACTACTCCTACAGAGTCCAGTACAGCAACGCTACAGGCCCTGTTGGAGAGAAAACAGTCAATACAAGCTTCGCGGACGTCCCTGGCCTAGAACCTGGGACTGGCTATACCTTCACTGTtacaacagtagcagcagcgggaAGCGACGGAATTTCAGAACACACGTTCAGCTACACAA AGCCCAAGGCGGTCAGTAACCTCGTGGTCAAGGATCTGAACACAACCGCTATCAAGCTTTCCTGGTCCAAACAGGACGACCACAAACCCACCTACTCCTATCTGGTGACTGTCTCCAAGAGGGGTTCTATGGTTGCGAACGTGTCAACCACGGTCGAGAGCTACACCTTCACCCATCTCCAGCCTGGGGACAGTTACACCTTCTCTGTGGTCACGGTCGTCCAGGGGGTTAAGTCTGACTCAGTAGAGACGTCTAGCTACACAA AACCTGGGGTGGTGACAAACATCGCCACAACAGGAACAACCACCACAATGAATGTGACCTGGGATGCCCCTGTGGGACAGGTGGACTCCTACACCGTCACAATCTACAACGACAACGTGATGGAAAACAGCCACACCATTTCCAATGACTCTCTAGAATTAGTGTTCCAAAACCTGAAACCAGGGAAAGTCTATGTTGTCAGAGTGGTCACCAACAGTGGACCGCTCACTGAGGCATCACTGAATGTAACAAATGCAACGT ATCCCAACCCTCCCGGAACCCAGATGGTGGAGGACCAGACCACTGGTTCCATCAACATCAGCTGGGCCCGGCCCCTGGACATGGACCTGGGTCAGTACCggttctctgtgttctacctgggcCAGCATAACCTGACAGAACACAACTGGATCCTCCTGGAGAACCTCCAGTCTGGAACACTCTACAACATCACTGTGGTAACCGTAGGGCCGTTGGACTACCAGAGCACAGCGGTGACGACAGTCAACTATACCA GGCCCCACTCTGTGAGCGGGCTGACAGAGGCAGGAATCACCCCTACCGATGTGACTCTAGTCTGGGATCAGCCGGAGAACAAAGATGGCTACTCCTTCAAGGTGGAGGTAACCTACCCCAACGGGTCCCTTTTCATCTCCGTCACTGTCAACAACACCAAAAGAATTGTCACCGGACTACAGTCGGGGAGCAACTACACCTTTACCGTGACAACGCTCACAGAGGATGGCACCATGGCAACCCCTGTGAAAGTGTTCTATTACACAA GACCATATCCCATTAGTGGGTTGTTGGCGCCTACAGTAAACGCAACTGGTGTACGTCTGACCTGGACCAAGCCACCTCAGTACCAGAGTGGTTACACATACCGTATCCAGACCGAGGGGTGCGTGTCTACTCCCACAAACCACACAGTGACAGGAGAGGAGGCCGTCATTCCAGAACTCACACCAGGAACCAATTGCACCTTCCGTGTTTCCGTCAAGGCACAGGACGGTATAGAGGGAGGCACCGTCTCAATCTTTCAGTACACAG AGCCTGAGTCTGTCCAGCCATCCATCTCCAACAACGGTAGCACCAATACCATGGTGGTGAGCTGGGCGGCACCACCAGGGAATGTGGGGCAGTATGTGGTCCATCTGAACAGCACTGACCAGGTCTTTACCCCCGTATTGCTGAACTCCAACCAGCAGACACACACCTTCAGTTACCTGTCAGCTGGGAGAGAGTACACAGCCGTGGTGACCACTATCAGTGGTCCCTTCAATGAAACATCAGGACATGTAACTACAGCAACTC AACCCAACCCGCCTGGGCCCATCATGATCTTGGAGAAGACTACTAGTTCCGTCACTGTGGAGTGGGGTGAAGCTCCTCTGATGGCCAACACCACCTTCAGTTACCTGGTGAAGTACCTGTCGACGCAGCTAGACAACAAGACGGTCACTACTACAAACACAAGTCAAACActgcccagcctgtcctctggaaCACCCTACAATATGTCTGTGGTTACAGTGGGAGTGCTAGGCTTCCACAGTGAGGAGGTCTGGAGCAGTTTGGTCACAACCA GACCAGAGAGTGTCCAGTCACTGAGTGCAGTGACGGCCGAGGTGAACCTAACATTGACCTGGTCAAAGCCTGTAGGTCACAAACCAGGCTACAGCTACAGAGTGACCTGGACCAACTCCACTGGGTTAATCATCAGTAATAGAACCACAGCTATGGAAAACCTGCCCGTCAATGGATTGGTCCCTGGGAGTCCGTATAACTTCACCGTAACAACACAGACCGATGACGGAACAGAGGGAGCTCCAGTCTCCACCTCCAGCTGCACCA ATGCCAGCCCTGTGTCCAACTTGAAGTGTGCCTCTCCTAATGACCCCAACGCCAAGCTGAATCTGTCCTGGACCAAACCCAAAGGACTGCACCAGGGCTTTCAGATCACTGCTAAGGAAACCATCCAACTCCCTCAGGGCCAG GTACACAATAAGACAATTGGTGACTGTAACCCAGCCTGTGGTCACACAGTCCCTGACCTGAAGCACTATACAGACTACACCCTGACCGTGACCACTCTGGGCTGTGGGAAAACCAGCACCGTCCAAAGCCTCACCTGCAAGACTGGCATTACGG CCCCTTCTATCCCAGCTGACGTTGAGTCCCTAgtcagggtcacagcgaaggatCACAACTCCTTCTCTGTACAGCTGACCCCCAGCCTCCTGGACAGCACCAATGGACCAATCAAACACTACGGCGTGTTGGTGACCTCAGACATCAACA ATGTAGATCAGTCTAACTCATCGCAGTACTTAGTGAAGACTTATCAGGACTGGGAAGCAGGCTCTACTACTGCATACCTGGCTACGGTCAAAGACAACACTAACAACAGCCGGAGGAGGAAACGTGCAGGAAACATTGACATTTACATAGGGGACAAAACCTCATGGAAGGGCTATACCAATGGCCAACTGAAGGCCAAACGAGAGTACAG TTATGCCATTGTTTTATTCACTGAAATGGTGGTAGAGCAGAATGGGCTTCTGAACGTCGGTTCGTCACTCGTCGTGATAACTCTGTTTAACTCAAATTCATTGTACCTCCCTCAGGACCCAG TGGTCACCAGTGTGGCTGTCGGGGCAACGCTTGGAGTTTTTGTCATCCTCGTCATCATTACTGCCGGCTTCATCATCTACTGGAGGAG ACAAAACAAGAAGGACTCTTCAGACATCCAGATTCACTCTATGAG CAGAACCGTTGTTGTGAGGGTGGAGGACTATGAGGCTTATTACAAGAAGCAGAGAGCAGACTCCAACTGTGGTTTCGCTGAGGAGTTTGAG gaCCTGAAGCTAGTGGGAACAGCCCAAGCAAAAACCAGCGCTTTGGCCATGGAGAACAAGTCTAAGAACCGCTACAACAATGTGCTTCCCT ATGATTCCTCTAGAGTGAAACTGTCCATCCATGGAAGTCCATTTGACGACTACATCAATTCTAACTACATCCCG GGTTACAACTCCAGGAAGGAGTTTATTGcggcccagggtcctttgcccgGCACTGTCAACGAGTTCTGGAGGATGATCTGGGAGAAGAACGTCCAGACTCTGGTCATGCTGACACGCTGTAACGAACAGGGAcga GTCAAATGTGAGGAATACTATCCATCTGAGACCAAGCACTTTGAGAATATCACCGTGACAACCACCTCTGAGATCCCCCTAGAAGACTGGACCATCAGGGACTTTGACATAAAAAAT GTGAAGACGGTTGAGACACGCTCAGTACGTCACTTCCACTTCACAGCCTGGCCAGACCACGGCGTCCCCGAGACCACCGAGCTGCTCATCAACTTCAGACACCTGGTCCGAGAACACATGGACCAGTACTCACGCCACTCCCCCACCGTCGTCcactgcag tgCGGGTGTAGGCCGTACAGGCACCTTCATAGCCATCGACCGGCTGATCttccagatagagagggagagtatgGTGGACGTGTACGGCACCATCCACGACCTGCGCATGCACCGGCCCCTCATGGTGCAGACAGAG GAGCAGTATGTGTTCCTAAACCAGTGTGCCATGGACATCATCCGATCCAGAACTGGAACCAACGTGgatttaatctaccagaacacgGCTGCGCTCACCATCTACGAGAACGTAGAACCCAGGAAGGATCCATCTAAGAATGGCTACCACAACGCGTAG
- the LOC139530260 gene encoding gamma-crystallin M2-like: MTSTGMNMNSKVTFYEDRNFQGRSYECMSDCPDMSSYLSRCQSCRVESGCFMVYDRPNYMGSQWFMRRGEYSDYQRMMGMNDIRSCRMIPMHRGSFRMRIYERENFGGQMHEMMDDCDDIMGRYRMNNCMSCNVMDGHWLMYEQPQYRGRMMYMRPGEYRNFNQMSMGSMGMRFMSMRRINESCY; the protein is encoded by the exons ATGACCTCCACCGGCATGAACATGAACAGCAAA GTCACCTTCTACGAGGACAGGAACTTCCAGGGTCGTTCCTATGAGTGCATGAGCGACTGCCCTGACATGTCCTCCTACCTGAGCCGCTGCCAGTCCTGCAGGGTTGAGAGCGGCTGCTTCATGGTCTACGACCGCCCCAACTACATGGGAAGCCAGTGGTTCATGAGGAGGGGAGAGTACTCTGACTACCAGCGCATGATGGGAATGAACGACATCAGATCCTGTCGCATGATCCCCATG CACAGAGGATCTTTCAGGATGAGGATCTACGAGAGGGAGAACTTCGGAGGTCAGATGCACGAGATGATGGACGACTGTGACGACATCATGGGTCGTTACCGCATGAACAACTGCATGTCCTGCAACGTGATGGACGGCCACTGGCTCATGTACGAGCAGCCCCAGTACAGAGGCAGGATGATGTACATGAGGCCTGGAGAGTACAGAAACTTCAATCAGATGAGCATGGGCTCTATGGGCATGAGGTTCATGAGCATGAGGCGTATCAATGAGTCCTGTTACTAG